A genome region from Scleropages formosus chromosome 6, fSclFor1.1, whole genome shotgun sequence includes the following:
- the LOC108928607 gene encoding matrix metalloproteinase-17-like isoform X2 translates to MVPMGLPALLVPLLWLVSETRGAPSGSEWRTDGGVDWLSRFGYLPPPDPVSGQLQTQEALTKAIKAMQKFGGLEETGVLDQATLSLMMTPRCSLPDMSMPEGSQGRGRRSLAPPGKWNKRHLSWRVRTFPRDSPQLGRDTVRALMYYALKVWSDIAPLDFHEVAGNGADIHIDFTKADHEDGYPFDGPGGTVAHAFFPGERFSAGDTHFDDDEAWTFRSPDNHGMDLFAVAVHEFGHAIGLAHTSAIESIMRPYYQGPVGDPLKYDLPYEDKVRVWQLYGVRDSVSHTVQPEDKHSAEPPVLLDLPVNRSIVPPMPDAPDRCSTAFDAVAHIRGEVFFFKGKYFWRVTRDRHLVSLRPAEIQRFWRGLPPNLSAVDAVYERPGDHKILFFKGAKYWVFQDNRVEEGYPRPVSDLGLPPEGVDAAFVWPHNHKTYFFKDSRYWRYDDHLHHMDAGYPKDSTLWKGIPTQLDDAMQWSDGESPGGTDGLLLLL, encoded by the exons ATGGTTCCGATGGGTCTGCCGGCTCTCCTGGTCCCGCTCCTGTGGCTGGTGTCTGAGACGCGCGGAGCGCCGTCTGGGTCCGAGTGGAGGACGGACGGTGGGGTG GACTGGCTGAGCAGGTTCGGGTACCTGCCTCCCCCAGACCCAGTGAGTGGGCAGCTGCAGACCCAGGAGGCCCTCACCAAGGCCATCAAGGCCATGCAAAAGTTTGGAGGTCTTGAGGAGACTGGAGTCCTTG ACCAGGCCACCCTCAGCCTGATGATGACCCCTCGCTGCTCGCTCCCGGATATGTCCATGCCAGAAGGGTCACAAGGCCGAGGTCGTCGCTCGCTAGCACCCCCAGGCAAGTGGAACAAACGGCACTTGTCATGGAG AGTGCGTACCTTCCCCAGGGACTCGCCCCAGCTGGGCCGTGATACGGTGCGGGCGCTTATGTACTACGCATTGAAAGTGTGGAGCGACATTGCACCGCTTGACTTTCATGAGGTGGCTGGAAACGGGGCTGACATCCACATCGACTTCACCAAGGCCGACCACGAGGACGGATACCCGTTCGACGGCCCCGGCGGCACCGTGGCGCACGCCTTCTTCCCTGGGGAGCGCTTTTCCGCAGGTGACACGCACTTCGATGATGACGAGGCCTGGACTTTCAGGTCACCGG ACAACCATGGCATGGACCTGTTTGCGGTGGCCGTGCACGAGTTTGGACACGCCATCGGTCTGGCGCACACATCAGCCATCGAGTCTATCATGAGGCCATACTACCAGGGCCCCGTGGGTGACCCACTCAAGTACGACCTCCCGTATGAAGACAAGGTGCGCGTGTGGCAGCTCTACG GGGTTCGAGACTCTGTGTCACACACGGTCCAGCCAGAAGACAAACACAGCGCGGAACCACCTGTcctgctggacctccctgtAAACAGGTCCATTGTCCC ACCCATGCCAGACGCCCCTGACCGATGCAGCACCGCCTTTGATGCTGTGGCCCACATCCGCGGAGAAGTTTTCTTCTTTAAAG GGAAGTACTTCTGGCGTGTGACCCGTGATCGCCACTTGGTGTCGCTACGCCCAGCTGAGATTCAGCGGTTCTGGAGGGGCCTCCCCCCAAACCTGTCTGCTGTGGACGCCGTCTATGAGAGACCGGGAGACCACAAGATCCTCTTTTTTAAAG GAGCAAAGTACTGGGTGTTCCAGGACAACCGTGTGGAGGAAGGCTACCCAAGACCCGTAAGCGACCTGGGGCTACCCCCCGAGGGAGTGGATGCCGCCTTCGTTTGGCCGCACAACCACAAAACCTACTTCTTCAAGGACTCACGCTATTGGCGCTACGATGACCACCTGCACCACATGGATGCGGGGTACCCCAAGGACAGCACGCTGTGGAAGGGGATCCCAACCCAGCTGGACGACGCCATGCAATGGTCCGACGGTGAGAGCCCTGGGGGTACCGATGG GCTCCTCCTACTTCTTTAA
- the LOC108928607 gene encoding matrix metalloproteinase-17-like isoform X1: MVPMGLPALLVPLLWLVSETRGAPSGSEWRTDGGVDWLSRFGYLPPPDPVSGQLQTQEALTKAIKAMQKFGGLEETGVLDQATLSLMMTPRCSLPDMSMPEGSQGRGRRSLAPPGKWNKRHLSWRVRTFPRDSPQLGRDTVRALMYYALKVWSDIAPLDFHEVAGNGADIHIDFTKADHEDGYPFDGPGGTVAHAFFPGERFSAGDTHFDDDEAWTFRSPDNHGMDLFAVAVHEFGHAIGLAHTSAIESIMRPYYQGPVGDPLKYDLPYEDKVRVWQLYGVRDSVSHTVQPEDKHSAEPPVLLDLPVNRSIVPPMPDAPDRCSTAFDAVAHIRGEVFFFKGKYFWRVTRDRHLVSLRPAEIQRFWRGLPPNLSAVDAVYERPGDHKILFFKGAKYWVFQDNRVEEGYPRPVSDLGLPPEGVDAAFVWPHNHKTYFFKDSRYWRYDDHLHHMDAGYPKDSTLWKGIPTQLDDAMQWSDGSSYFFKGAEYWQVIGSSMEAGPGFPRPIGRDWLVCVDMQSDSPAVEAKTTDRIHPRVHNHGDHAESGYEVCSCTSDSAATSSEHLPPAMFWLLTSAMLLLWEGGATT, from the exons ATGGTTCCGATGGGTCTGCCGGCTCTCCTGGTCCCGCTCCTGTGGCTGGTGTCTGAGACGCGCGGAGCGCCGTCTGGGTCCGAGTGGAGGACGGACGGTGGGGTG GACTGGCTGAGCAGGTTCGGGTACCTGCCTCCCCCAGACCCAGTGAGTGGGCAGCTGCAGACCCAGGAGGCCCTCACCAAGGCCATCAAGGCCATGCAAAAGTTTGGAGGTCTTGAGGAGACTGGAGTCCTTG ACCAGGCCACCCTCAGCCTGATGATGACCCCTCGCTGCTCGCTCCCGGATATGTCCATGCCAGAAGGGTCACAAGGCCGAGGTCGTCGCTCGCTAGCACCCCCAGGCAAGTGGAACAAACGGCACTTGTCATGGAG AGTGCGTACCTTCCCCAGGGACTCGCCCCAGCTGGGCCGTGATACGGTGCGGGCGCTTATGTACTACGCATTGAAAGTGTGGAGCGACATTGCACCGCTTGACTTTCATGAGGTGGCTGGAAACGGGGCTGACATCCACATCGACTTCACCAAGGCCGACCACGAGGACGGATACCCGTTCGACGGCCCCGGCGGCACCGTGGCGCACGCCTTCTTCCCTGGGGAGCGCTTTTCCGCAGGTGACACGCACTTCGATGATGACGAGGCCTGGACTTTCAGGTCACCGG ACAACCATGGCATGGACCTGTTTGCGGTGGCCGTGCACGAGTTTGGACACGCCATCGGTCTGGCGCACACATCAGCCATCGAGTCTATCATGAGGCCATACTACCAGGGCCCCGTGGGTGACCCACTCAAGTACGACCTCCCGTATGAAGACAAGGTGCGCGTGTGGCAGCTCTACG GGGTTCGAGACTCTGTGTCACACACGGTCCAGCCAGAAGACAAACACAGCGCGGAACCACCTGTcctgctggacctccctgtAAACAGGTCCATTGTCCC ACCCATGCCAGACGCCCCTGACCGATGCAGCACCGCCTTTGATGCTGTGGCCCACATCCGCGGAGAAGTTTTCTTCTTTAAAG GGAAGTACTTCTGGCGTGTGACCCGTGATCGCCACTTGGTGTCGCTACGCCCAGCTGAGATTCAGCGGTTCTGGAGGGGCCTCCCCCCAAACCTGTCTGCTGTGGACGCCGTCTATGAGAGACCGGGAGACCACAAGATCCTCTTTTTTAAAG GAGCAAAGTACTGGGTGTTCCAGGACAACCGTGTGGAGGAAGGCTACCCAAGACCCGTAAGCGACCTGGGGCTACCCCCCGAGGGAGTGGATGCCGCCTTCGTTTGGCCGCACAACCACAAAACCTACTTCTTCAAGGACTCACGCTATTGGCGCTACGATGACCACCTGCACCACATGGATGCGGGGTACCCCAAGGACAGCACGCTGTGGAAGGGGATCCCAACCCAGCTGGACGACGCCATGCAATGGTCCGACG GCTCCTCCTACTTCTTTAAGGGGGCAGAGTACTGGCAGGTGATAGGTAGCTCCATGGAGGCGGGGCCAGGCTTCCCACGGCCCATCGGTCGAGACTGGCTCGTATGCGTGGACATGCAGTCGGACTCACCCGCAGTGGAGGCCAAGACCACAGACCGCATACACCCTCGGGTTCATAACCATGGCGACCACGCCGAGAGCGGCTACGAGGTGTGTTCGTGTACCTCCGACTCAGCTGCCACCTCCTCAGAGCACCTCCCACCAGCAATGTTCTGGCTTCTCACCTCAGCAATGCTGTTACTATGGGAAGGAGGGGCCACAACTTGA